GAGTGGAAATGTATGGAACTAGAATATAGAAGAGAGGCGGGGCTGGAGATGGAATTTATGAGTTGGCAGCAATGCTAATGGGTAAGATTGCCTAGAGTAGGCATAAAAAACAAGAGAAGAGGTCCTAGAATTACCATATGGAAACACCAGCATCAGGTGCTAGCATCAGGAAAATAGGAATCCTACTGTAATCGTCTTGTTTAATAATACCTTGTCTGTCTTTAATAAATactctctaaaaaattttttttctaatgaggaaaaatgtattaaaagatTGTTACCTtgacttttttccagtttttgctatgTTGTGTCAAGGACTTCCCTTTGCAAACTTACCCATATCTTCTAGTTCCTAGCAAcatgtaaataagaaaattagggAATGGTGTATTCTGGGGAAGCAGGTTTTTCAGGATAGGCAGTGGATGAAGCCTAGCCCATAAGGGATTCCTTTAAGTCCTCAGAGTCCTTTTGGAAAGCAAAGGCTTTAAGTTAGGCTGCTGTGAAGTTCATTGTCACATTGGGTTCTCTTTAAAACTCATTCAAATTGAGATCTTGACACAACAGCAGAAGCTCTCAATTGTGAGGAAAGTGTTGTGGGTACAGATAAGTCTTCACAAAGTCCTGACTTTCTGTTGCTGCTCCTGGACAGCactctgctgtgtgtgtgttgctgACATGTACTTTCTCCctagccttgacctctcaagaGGCCTGTGCACCCTCACCATGAGAGATACAGActgcagacttttttttctcccaccaGCACCACTGGGAGCCTAAGTGCGATTCAGAAGATGACGCGGGTACGAGTGGTGGACAACAGTGCCCTGGGGAACAGCCCATACCATCGGGCTCCTCGCTGCATTCATGTCTATAACAAGAATGGAGTGGGCAAGGTGGGCGACCAGATACTACTGGCCATCAAGGGACAGAAGAAAAAGGCGCTCATTGTGGGACATTGCATGCCTGGCCCCCGAATGACCCCCAGATTCGACTCCAACAACGTGGTCCTCATTGAGGACGACGGGAACCCTGTGGGGACACGAATTAAGACACCCATCCCCATCAGCCTGCGCAGGCGGGAAGGCGAGTATTCCAAGGTGCTGGCCATTGCTCAGAACTTTGTGTGAGTTGAGCCCAGGCCTCTGGTTGCAGGAGGGCTCGTGAATGGAGCAGTTCTGAGAACCACACTTTTGCTAAGGGAGCTTGGGAGCCACAGGGCTGCTTGCTCCCTTCACACTGGGTAACAGTGTAATGTcctgtgagagaataaatatattcatttatgtgTTCTTCCGGAGCTTTCTGGGATGTGGTGGGAAAATAAATGACACTGAAACAGTTGAAAGGTGGCTTACCCAAGTCTGGCCACACGGGGTAGcattctttacatggagcagccTTGGTGCCAGGGTCTGAGCCCTTTTCTGGTTTGGACCCTGTGAGTTCATGCAGGACTGTCAGGCCCTGGAAAACTGAGGTACACACCAAATGCCAATTTATAAATGTACCGTGGAGTCTGCCACTTTCTAACCAAaagatatttgtttttatgtttctcatCCCAAATATCCTCTTCCTGTATTAGTGGGCTTGAGGCTTTAAAAGGTTATAAAGATGACCGGGTTAGCATGAAATAAGAGCAGAGAGGCTGATTTAATCTAGTGAACATTCCCTTTAGGCTGTAGTAAAGCCCAGACAGTAATTCTTTCTTTGTTCTGGATAGTCTGCCAGAACACTCCTCTGTGCCCAGTAGCAACGCTTCCTTCCTGGACTGCTggagaaatggatacattcttacattttgcagatgacataatcttggGCCTGTACAGGTGATTCAGCAACAGTTATCTTTCCTTCATCTGTTGGTCTGCTTGGGGAGATATAAAGGCTCCCTTAGTTTCTTTAGTGGAACCTCATCAActtatttataaattctttttttttccttcttttttgagacggagtctcgctctgtcacccaggctggagtgcagtggcatgatcttggttcactgcaacctccacctcccaggtttaagcaattctcctgcttcagcctcatgagtagctgtgattacaggcatgcgccaccacacccagctgatttttgtatttttagtagagatggggtttcaccatgttggtcaggctggtctcgaattcctgaccttgtgatttgccggcctgggcttcccaaagtgctgggattacaggtgtgagccactgtgcccggcccttttttaaatttttttttttttaattcatttagaataCCTTAGGTAGTTAACTCATTAAATGAATAACTAATCTCAGTGGCTTCTGAGAGTCAGAGTAGGATAATAATTAGGAACACAGGCTCTTATAGCCAGACTGTATGAGTTTGAAGCCTGACTCTACCATTTAGTGACTATGggcaaattattttacttttctgtggctcagtttccttatctgtaaaaggggaTGTAATAATGGTACCTACTTGATagaattgttgtgaagattaaatgagtttgtACCCATAAGTGCTTAGAACAATATCCTGGCAATAATAAGcactcaggctgggcatggtggcccatgcttgtagtctcagctcctcaggaagctgagggaggaggagcacttgagctcaagagttgagtccagccttagcaacatggcaagaccatgttgctaaaaaaaaatgcaaaaaaaaaaaaaacactcaatagGTACTTTTAGAAATAGGAATTAGGTATTTCCTATTGTCATGACTGCATGGGTCAGCACTGAGAAAACAAAGGTGAGTAAAAGCAGGTGTGGCCCCTGCTTTCCTGGACCTTATAGAGTCCCAGGGGAAATCAACATGAATCAATTCCTCAAACAAGTGCAAAGTCCCAAGTGTAGCAAGGGTCAGTGATAAAGGAGCTAGAGTTTTTCAGTGGGATCAGAGGCAGCTTCCCTGAGGAAGGATTGCATCAGCTGCAGTCCGAATATGTACAGTGATAGAAGTCAGTAGTGGTTACCTGGGGGGTAGGGAAGGTGTAGACTGGAAAGGGGAAAGAGGGAACCTTCTGGGTCTTAGGAATGTTCTAAATTTGGATCTGTGTGGGAGTTCCATGAGGATAGACATCTGTAAATAATGATTGAGCTGTATACTTTAGTGCACTTCACTCatagtgaaataaatgaataggcATTAGCTAtgtgagagaagaggaggaaacattGCTGGTAGAGGGAAGGGCATGTGCATAAACCCTGTGACAGGAGGGAATGGGATAAATGCCAGGTCTAGAAGAAAAAGCCATTGTGGCTGGAGCCACAAGAGGGATCATGGTGTGGGTTGAAGCCAAAAGAGGAGTGGGGCCTTATGAGCCCTCGGAAGATTTTCCTCATGCTGAGGGCATTGGGATGCTGTTGGAGAGTAATTTAGCAAGTGAAATAAGGCTGGTGGGAGGGGAGACATGGTTAGATTTGCTCTGCAGAGACATCCTCGGGGAGGCCAGAAGGGATGAGTGTGTGCTTTGCAATAGACTATATGCGAGGTGATAATATGGactggggtggtggtggagggCAGTGGGCATCTTTAGGAGGTGGAGTTGACTTGGTAATGGGTTAGTAATGGGGAATAGTAATGGGGGAAAGTCCGGGGATGGGTCTGAGGTTTCTGGCTTCTATGCCTGGATGGTTGGTCCTGTTGAACATGGAGCTAGGCTAGAGGATTAGGGAGGAAGAGCAGTTGTGGGCAAGCTGAATGGAGGTGCCTTTGAGACATCAAAGAGATGTTGAGTAGGTAGCTGGATATAAGTCTCTTAAATTGAAATAACGCTGAGGACACTGAGTTTCAGAGGTAAGAGGTGATTTCTCAAGGTtctacagctagtaagtggtaaagCTGGTCTCAGAGCTGGATCCTGTGACTTCCAACCCAGGGTCCTCCCACAACATCATTGGGTCTTCCTTTCGTAGTTGATGAGTCTACTCCATCTTGACCCGATTCTTACTAGCCTGAGCCTAGAGGCTGATGTTCTgattttcctgagttctgtgggCACACCTTGGAGCCCGTTGCCCACTGAGCCTTGACTGCAATGAGGCAGAGGCTCTTAATTTTACGTCTTCCATTGGAGGAGCACATCGCTCCCCAGGGCTCTGACTAAGCCTGATTCAAGGTACTCTGGGTATTTTAGGAGCTAATATCCTCTCCTTCTGGCCCTCTGGAAGGGCTGACATGCTCTGCTGCAGTGGTTGGATGTGGTCAAGGAGGAGGAATCATTGAAACCAGGGCCTGCTTTGCCAGTGGTGAGTGTTTCTCTTCAGTGGCAGCAGCTGGTGCTCAGCAAGTTCTTAATGTCCCTGCTTTCTGTGCTACTTCCTAAAGGCTGTGGGAGGTAGAGAGCCCTGGCCTGAGGCAAAGGGAAGGTGGAATTGTTCTCAGCCTGGCACCACTTGCTCAAGGGCTGGACCTTTGCTCTCACTGGGGCAGCTTGACCCAAGCTGCCCTCTGGCTTCTCAGGTTGCTTGCTTTCTGGGGTCAGCCTCACTTCTTCCTCTGCCCTTAGTCAGCAGGAAGTGTCTTCCTTTCACGTGCTTGCAGGGTGCTGCCTCCCCTCACCCGCCTCCCTGCTGTTGAGGTTTGCCAGAGTCATTCAGATGACTCTCCTCTGTCCTCGCTGTCCCCTGCTCTGGTCTTCATGGACTTAAACCCTCTTCCCAAGGTGTTCTGTGCTGACCACTGGAAGGCTGTGGTTTCAACAAAGTCTGTGGCCAGGGCCTGTGATGCAGGCCCTTGCAGCACAGCCCAGAATAGCCTCGGCTTTGCTGCTTTTCCAGCTGCCCTATCACTTTGCAGGCTGGGATCTAATTTGCTGTCCACCCTCTCCACCCCATTCTCTCAGCCAGTGCTGCTTTCTTTgcccataaaatatttataatcacAGATTATGTTTCCCTATGAGTATAAacttgcttttgttgtttttccccTTCTGTGCCCTTAAGAATCTGCCCCTGACAGGCCAAAGGGCTTTATTCTCGGGGTTCATGGACTTCATCACACTTTCTTGTCTGAAGTGGCTGGCTCTACTCATGGTCCTACTTCCTCTGCTAGACCACTGCTgaagaaatgtgagaaaagagCTCTAGGTTAGTAATTGTAGTCAGAGACCTGGGTTCCAGATGGAACCCTGCTGCTTACTGGCCACAGCCTCTCGAGTTGGGAGCTTATTGCTCAACGGCTTGGTGCTTAGGACCTCTGGCCAATGGGTGTGACTCCTAAGGACCAGCCACATTGAGGGATATGCCCTTGGCTGCTGATGAGGTGAGGGGGGACCTGGCCAAAGCGTGTGCAGAGAGGCCTTGCCACCATCAGCACTCCTGAAGCTAGTCACCTCCGGCACAGATGTCCAGTCCACTTCCTGTGTGCCTTTGGGAAGTAGCACAGAAAGCTGGGAAATTAAGAGCCACTAAGTACCAGCTGCTGCAGCTGGGGAGAAGCACTCACCACTGAGTTTCTCCCCTGAAATTCTCAAGCCCAGCCTTGCACTTAGGAGGGCAGTGGCCACTGTGAGGCAGAATTCACTGGAGGTGTGCCTCCTCCTGTGTCAGAGTGAGGaggagggccagggctggggtctCTCCAGGGGTGAGATCCTACTGTGCAGGCAGGAGCCCAAGGCCGTTCCGCTCCAACCTCCCTGGGTGCAGCCTCCTCAGTGTCCTTGCTCAGGCCTCTCATTGCCTTTCTTGGCCTCTTCTCATggtctttgattttctttctcagtgGCTGAGAAATCTTGTTTTTGACAAAAATTGTTTAATACTGTACTCAAATGCTTAACTGAAATTCGAATCTGTACCAGCagctgcatttcttttcttcctctaattTTGTAATTCAGACTTAAAATCGTGggacttttgttttattctttcccaCCTGGAGGATGGTAACGGATCACAATTCAGTTCTTCCCAGCATTTTGGACACCTTCTTGCTGAATTATTTTGCCAAATATTAgtaattttctgaattatttgggCTTCCTGGGCTGAAAGTGGTGATGAGTTTGCTTCTCAACTTTCAGTATAAAGATGGTGATTCCCAGCTAGATTTGGAAACAGTAATAATCTGTTGTCATTTGCTTGATATTATGGCAGACTGTTTCATAAGACACGCCAcaggcatttttaaaatgaaaattaaacttattttattttgggagTTTCTTAAGAACTCCTGAATAATTGTGATACCTTTGGATATTATGAAACCTTGATTGGCAACTGATTTGAGGCCAAGTGTTTGCACACTCAGTAGAGACAGTTCTTGGCCAATCTGGACTGATGATCCAGTGTGTGATGACAGCTGCTCTCCCTGCTCCCCACTGAGATCCCTGTTGATTGGCACCAGTTCTCAGGGGGCTGCCCGGcacaggaagaggagagaaagagagaccttTGGGTGCTGGCCTTCTCAAGGGATACTACACCTGGCCTCCAGTGGGTTTCCCAGGCAGGGAGTGGGCTGGGCTGCCCCATGCCCACCGGCTAACCCAGTGCCCTTCCTGGCTGGCCATGGCTAATGTCTGCAAAGAGGCAGGCACACATGGGTCAGGGAGCCAGGGCTTTCATTTGTCCATGTGTCTCACTGGCGTCCTGTCAACCAACTGCATTAACTTACCAGTTTGCTGCCAGGTCTGGTAAAAGGTTTGCAGGTGGAAGGATGAAATCCTTGTCTGAAATTAGGTTTCAAGGTTATCTCTGGATTTTGTTTCTCCAGGCTGGGTCCCCATAATTGAGGGCAAGGCTTTATTGGAGTTAACTCACCTATGGCCTCAGaacaatttatttcaaaacaaagctGAAGTGGATTCCCACCATTGTGGTTTGGACCATTCATGATGACCATGTCGACTTGGGGGACTGAGGAGCCACCCACATTTCATATATGAGAGTAACAGAACTCGAGTTTTCTCATGCCCAGTCCAGCTCTTTTCACTGCATCTGACTGTGACATAatacacagtttcactctgttgcccaggctggagtgcagtggcgtgatctcggctcactgcagcctccacctcctgggttcaagtgattctcctgtttcagcctcccgagtagctgggattacaggcgcctgccaccacacccagctaatttttgtattattagtagagagagggtttcaacatgttagtcaagctggtcttgaactcctgacctcaagtgatctgcccactttgatctcccaaaatgctgggattacaggcgtgagccaccacatacTTTTGAAATGGGGCCTGAAAAATACTTTTGAATGGGGCCACCATACCTGTCCAGCCTGCAGAGGCAGGAAGCAGCATTGCTTGTGAGGAGTTGAGAGAACCTCAGCTGCACTGAGGAGCAGGACTTCCCAAGGCATGTGGACGAGGTGGTTGGAGTATGTGGTGCTGGTGGGTCAGAGGGAGGCAGGATGCTTGTGAGCTGGGGTCTGAAACCTCTCTGACCCCTGCATTCCTCACTGGGTCTGAGAGCTTCAGAGCCCACcttgctgctttttctttcttctgagtaGGCGCTTCCTCACTGGGATCCACGTGATTTCTGAACCCCCCTGGCAGACCTCTACCTCTGTGTAGCACTTTCCAGTTTGCAGAGTGCCTTCACCTTTTAGTCCTAGAAAGTTTCTTCCAGCGTAGAACTTCTGTGACTCCAGGCCTGGTGACAACTCTGAATAGTAGGTAGGGCTGGTGTCCCTGTTTTAAAGATAGGAAACAGGAAGTAAGTGGTAGAGTTGGCCCagtgttctctttcctctgtggGGCCCCGGCTGAGCCCTGTTGCTCCTCAGCATAGCACTTCTTACAGCACTTTGGAAGTGGGCAAGCCCGTGGCTCAGGGGCGGTCTCTGTCTTGTTCATAGTTCTGTCACTGATGCTAAGTAGATGCACAGAAATATGAGAGCTGAAAAGTTAAAATTTGTATTCTCAATTTAGGAGTCGCATATAGACATCTAGGGGTTGGTAAAAATTAAGACATTATGGAGTGTCTACAAGGACCCGTGGTGGACAGAGTTGCCTATCGCCACATAGATCCTTATCTCAAGGGCCTCATCCACGCTGGCCAGATGCCCAGTGTTTCCTGTTTCCCCATTACACTCCAGTTCATGACTCCAGTTTAAGGTATCCTATGAGGTCTGTAACCCCTTAAGCTGGAGTGTGTTTTTACTCTTCatgtttaggggaaaaaaagctgtACAAGAgataaggcagtggttctcagctgaGGACGTTTGGCAGTGCCTGGAGAGAGTGTTAGTTGTCACAACTAGGGGcagcatctagtgggtagagtcCAGGGATGCTGCTGGCCATGCTACATTGTGCAGGACtgccccacaacaaagaattccCTGGCCCCAAGCGCTGACAGTCTTAAGGGTGAGTTAGGTGGGACCTGTTGTGTGTAAGGAGGACAGAGAGCATCTGGGAGTCATAGTGAGCCGATGGTTCATAAATAGTGGTGTGGAATTGTAGGAATGAAGCCACATTGCAATCCATGGAGATAGGCACTTGCTCACTTTATCTGCCCATTGCCATGATTTGGGCCCTACAGCTGGAGCAGGTGTTGGAAAATTTAGAAAGACTGCAGCTTACTGAAGGGTTGAGGCCAGCAATCAAG
Above is a genomic segment from Piliocolobus tephrosceles isolate RC106 chromosome 5, ASM277652v3, whole genome shotgun sequence containing:
- the MRPL14 gene encoding 39S ribosomal protein L14, mitochondrial isoform X1, which translates into the protein MAFFTGLWGPFTCVRRALSHRCFSTTGSLSAIQKMTRVRVVDNSALGNSPYHRAPRCIHVYNKNGVGKVGDQILLAIKGQKKKALIVGHCMPGPRMTPRFDSNNVVLIEDDGNPVGTRIKTPIPISLRRREGEYSKVLAIAQNFV
- the MRPL14 gene encoding 39S ribosomal protein L14, mitochondrial isoform X2 — translated: MTRVRVVDNSALGNSPYHRAPRCIHVYNKNGVGKVGDQILLAIKGQKKKALIVGHCMPGPRMTPRFDSNNVVLIEDDGNPVGTRIKTPIPISLRRREGEYSKVLAIAQNFV